GTATCGCTAACCAATCCCTAGCCAACCTAACAGCCCTGTTAGTCCAAACCGCAACCTCGACCCTGTACTCCACTGGGTACATCGTGAAGCCAAGCTCATTAACCAGTCTCTCGATAATTCCAAGCCACAAATCGTACTTGGCCAGGCCCATTATAAGCCTAATGGACTTCTTGACGTCGACATCGCCATCACCCCAAACAGCCGGAGCCATGAATGCCTTAAGTCTCTCGGTACCGAGTCTCTCGACCTCCTTCGCAACCTCCTTCTTCGACCTCGCCCTATGATCCTTGGCAGTTAAATCCCACATGATTGAGGCGCCATCTTCATCCATGTTTATACCGCTTATATATATGTGGATCTTATTAGGGTAACAGAGTGTCCATAAAATAGCTTGCCAAGGCTGTGTTGTGCCCATTGTTGGGTGATTATCTTTAATTGTTCCGTCAGTCATCTCCCAGCCGTATTGGACGGCCTTTAGTAACTTCTCATCGCTGAAGGTGTTGGCTACCTTGACGTTGTCTCCCCCAAGCCCCTTCAGCGTTAGGCGTATTGTGACGCTCTCACTCTTTGCAACCTTGTTCACCTCAATGGTCACGTCCTTGTTGTATAGGTGCACCATCAGCGATTTTTCGCCGTTGTTACTGCCGGTCACTATTATGTCTATGGCGTTCCTCTCGAGCATCTCCATTAGCTCGAGGAGCTGTCTCCAATAAGTTTCGACCCACCTCCTCCTCAACTTCTTGAGGAGCTTAACCATCTTCCTAGCGATCCTCTTGGCTTCCTTGATCTTCCTACCTCTATCATTCTCGTGCTCCTCGAGCCACCTCTCCAACAAGTTGATTAGCTCATCTATGAATGCGGCAGACTCGAGCCTATCCTTGTGCTTCTCAACTCTCCTCCTCAACTCCTCGATTAGCCTCTTGACCTCCTCAATTATGGCTCCATCAGCCACTGGCTCACCGCACACGAGCCTCCTGCCGCGTTTAATACCCCAGCAAATCCTTAGCTTCTCGGCATTAACCTGAGCAAAGGACATTAGGCGAACAAACGCATGGATTCTTTAAAAATCTTCCCATTTTATTAGAAAGAATTAAATAGAGTTCAGTGAAAGTTTTGGCTCACCCACCGGCTTTGGTTAAGGCATGGGGTGTGATGTTGGGTCTATGGGTTAATCATAGCCCTAACCACCCCCAATGCGCCTCTATTCAGCATTCCTCGCAATACCACTATGCAGGCTCTGGATGGTCTGGAAGTACATTATATTATTTCTTTGGAGAAGACACTAATTATGCAAAAAATACAAATTATATACCATTTGCACCTGTAGATCAACAGAAGAATAAACAATATTCATATTATGGTATATTTTATACATATTGGTGGTTTTCTTTAGATAATTCAAATAATTTAGATGTATACTTCTTAGTGAATGGAAACATTTACAATAATCAATTACCAGAGCAATATGATTCAAAATACAAAGCATACGCAATACTACCAGAATCACCCTATACATACATCGCACAAAGCTACCAAAATGCATACAAAACAGCATTTGCAGCAGAACTAAGAACAGCATTAAATGAATTTTCAAAAAGCCCAATAACTTATCCAAGTAGCAATTTTCCATATTCTTTATTCATAAATGGAACTTTGGGATATGCCGAGCAATATGAGAACCAATATTCAATAGGTAATCCATTAATAGAAAATGTAACTTACTATCAAGGACAGCCCTATGTATTTATTTCTGCGGGATCTGGTGGATCACCTGGATATATGTATTTAGACTGGGTTATAGGAACATTCGGAGTACCTTATGAAATAACTATTCCATAAAAAATAATAAATAAAGTTAGCTATATCTATTTGCCGATGCTTGGATTACAAATGGCAAGAATCCTCCGAAACCTTGACTAGAAATATGCCACATATATCCCCAAGGTATTAGTGTATTATTATTCATTACTATTACTACTCCTCCTGCAAATTCATTATTGTAATGATATAGCATTCCTGTTTCGTATATAATCGATCCTGGATATTTACTTGTATATACTTGTGATAATGACATTACTCCTGCAGCTTCTTTGTATCCAGTGTCTAGTGCGTACATTAGTTTGTTTACATCGTTTGGATCAGTAACTAGTACTGTCCAGTCTCCCGGATTCACCTTGTTCAACAGTATTGTGTTTCCCTGTACAGGTATTTGTACTATTCCTGTTGAATTACCAACAACTACTACATAATCTAGTGGTTGGAATTGTGTTCCATAAGGTTGAGGCAGTGTTGTTCCCATATTTTGTTGATTAAATGAATTAATTACATTAACAGCATTCTGCAATGCATTACTACTTACATTATATATTCCTAAATCAACCCATTGTCCTTGAGAATTATAATACCCAACATCATATTGTCCATTACCTATAGGTTTCATAAACACGTAAGGCGCGTTAATGGTTAAGTAACGTATGGGTGGCCCTGCGTAGTGGGGAATGATAAACATGGCGATTAAGGCTACAGCAACCACAGCAACAATAATGCCAGCAATTAAGGCCCTACCAGGCATAAAACCAAACCAACAAACCAACCTTAAAAGCATTACCACACAACCCACACACCACGAGCAAAGCACCGCCTAACCCACACATGCAAGGATGCATAATCACCTCCAGGAAGCATTAACGCTCCTACTCACGCTTGTTTATTCCTGTTTTGTGCTTTGATTAATGGTTATAAGTAAGGGAGGCTTTAGATGCCGTGTCACGGTCACGGCGGTCGCTAGAGGAAATAATACATAGTGGTGTTAAGATCTACGGTGTTAATACAGGCCTTGGTGATTTATATAATGTCCCCGTGAGCCCTGAGGACGTGGCCAAGTATTCACTGGATATACTTAATGAGGTCGCCAGAGTACTCAGCGAGCTACTTGGTTATGATGTGAATGTGTTCACGAAGGTCGGTTATGAGGTGGGTAAATTGGTCAATGGTAGGCATGTTCAAAACTTCAGCGTTAACTACATAGTCAATGCGGTTAGGGAGTCATTCAGGAGGTTGGGCAGGAGGATAACACTACTTCAGCTTCATAACCCGCCAATCAGCGTGATCAGAGATAGGGAGTTACACAGGGCATTACTTAAATTGGTGGATGAGGGATATATCGAGCACTTGGGCGTGGCACTCGGCCCTGAGACCAACGTGCTTAGCGAGGGATTGGCGGCGATCGATGAGGGTTATGAGGCGATAATGTTTGTGTTCAACATCCTCGAGCAGGAACCCGGTAGGACACTAATAAGGCGTGGCATGGAGAATGCCGTAGGATTAATAACGAGGGTTCCACACGCATCAAATGTGCTAACGGATAGGCAGGAGGTGAACTTTGGATCGAGAGACCATAGGAGCCTTAGGGATAGGGATTGGCTTGCCAGGGCTGTGGGATTCACGAACACGAGGATAAGGCCCATAGCCAAGTCCCTGGGTATGGACCTGGAGACCCTAGCCATTAAGTACGTGCTTACCTACCCAATAAGCACAGTAATGGTGACGGCAACGAGCATTGACGAGTTAGTGAAGTACGTTAACGCGGCCGACGGCAATTACCTAAATAGCGACGTTATAAAGACCTTGGAAAAACTATATGCGGAATTTACGGAACCAATAGCAGTAAAGTAGATCCAGAACCCAAGTTCCTCATCATTTTGCTCAGTCATGGCGGTCATCTTCACACAGTGTAAACATCACGACCGCATTTATATCCATTTCTAGCTAAGGTTACGTATCATTGCGTGTTATGGCATCGATAAATCCCTTAAAGTTAATGGCTTTCCTCGTTGAGCTTAGTATTTGCTTATCCTCAGTCACTAGAGTCATTCCCATGCTCTCTGCGGCATATACGTAGCTTGCATCGTAAATCGTCAACCCCCTACTCAGGGATAGTCTTAATACCTCGACGAGTGGTGGATCGGCGAGTATGTTAATACGCTTAATCATTTCCTGAACTAGTTCAGCGATTCTATGGGGATCCTTAACACGCTTGAATATGTATGCCTCCTTCCATAGTACATTGCCCACTTCGTATATTGTTAAATGCAGGATATGGATGTTCCTGATTACCGTCCTCTCAATAATAACATCGCCTTGTTGAATTAGTAAAAACAGGGCTGATGCATCGAATAAGTACTTACAACCGAAAGCCTCGCCCCTTCTAGGGGCGGGGGATAGTTTTTAAAATCTGTACTCTTTAGAGTGTTCTGGGGCTGGGTGTAGTGGGTGATTCTCAGACGTGGATGGGGCTTAGGAGTACTAGGTATGTGAAGTATTGGTGTGCTTATCATTTTGTGTGGGTTCCTAAGTGTAGGAGGGGTGTTCTTGTGGGTGATGTTGCTGAATACGCTAGAGGGGTTTTGAGGGAGGTTGCTGAGGGTATTGGGTGTGAGGTGTTGGCGTTGGAGGTCATGCCTGATCATGTTCACGTCCTCCTTCTATGCCCGCCACGCCTAGCCCCCTCATACATAGCGAATTATCTCAAGGGTAAGAGTGCCAGAAGAATATTGCAGAGGTTTCCGCAGTTGAGGGCTAGAGTTGGAAGGCTGTGGTCTAGGAGCTACTTTGTCGCCACTGTGGGCAATGTGACGGCTGATATTGTGGAGAGGTATGTTGAGGAGCAGTGGTCTAAGGATGAAAAGGTGTAGCGTGGTTAAGCTAGAGCCAGATAGGGAGGCGGAGAATAAGCTCAAGCTACTATGTAGCATATCCTCCAGGCTTTGGAATGAGGTTAACTATGCTAGGAGGAGGCAGTTCTTTGAGAATAAGAGGGTGGACTTAAAGAACACATACAGGGAGTTCTATGGGAAGTATAAGGCGCTGATAGGTTCAGTCACGGCACAGCAAATACTCAATAAGAACAATGAGGCCTGGAAATCCTTCTTCAACCTACTAAAGGCTAGGAAGGAGGGCAGGTTACCGCCGTTCATGAGGAGTGTAAGCCCGCCAGGCTACAGGAAGAGGTATGGCTCTAGGATATTGTGGGTTGTGCTTAGAAATGACCAGTATAAAGTAGAGAGAAGCAAAATAATCTTAAAAGGATTGGGAGCTATAGGTAGAATTGAAGTACAATACAAAGGGCTCATTCACATTAAAGGTAAGCAAGGCAGAATGGAGATACGTTACGATCCAGACTCCAGGACTTGGTACGCCCATATAACATTTGAAATTTCTGAGAAAGCCGTTAGAGGTGTATGGAGGAAGATACCGGAAGCTCCTAAAGCAAGCTTGAGGGCGGGTATAGATATTGGTATTAATAATTTATTTGCCGTATATATAGGGGATGGTAGAGCGTTTTTAGTTAATGGCAGGCCGCTTAAAGCCATTTCTTATTACTGGAAAGCTAGGATAGCGAATTATCAGAGTACGCTTAATAGGTATGGATTGAGGACTTCACGTAGACTTAGAATTATGTACAAGAAGTGGAGGAGGCAGGTGAAACATTATATAAATACTGCTGTTAGGAGACTTGCTGAAGAGTTATACAATGCTGGCGTATCTACCGTATATATTGGATACCCGAAGATGATTTCTCAGAATAACGGCAACTTCAATACTGTACAAACATGGAGTTATGGGTATCTGTTAAAAAGGGTTTCCGAAGTTTTAGAGGAATATGGCGTTAATGTCGTTTTTGTGAATGAAGCATATACATCATCATATTGCCCATTTCATGGCAATAAATGCGGAAAGAGAATAGCTAGAGGATTGTTCAAATGTACATCTCTAAACAGAGTATTCAATGCTGATGTTGTTGGTGCGTACAACATTCTGGTCAAGGGAGACACCATAACCCCAAGTCCCCGAGATGGGATAGGGGCAACACGCCCGAGACCGGGCGTGGGGCTGAACCCCGCAAAGGCGGGGAATGTAGCCCCAAACCTCCTCGCCTTTGCAACACCAAGAACCCTCACCCTTTAGGGCGGGGAGGAGGTCAGCTTGCATCCCTATCCTCCCTTATCAACCTAACAACCTCCTCCGCACTGACGCCACTAAGCAATTCCTTAAGTTCGCCAGCCATCTTCTTTAGCATCTCCATCTCCTTTTCCTCGATTGCCTCCTCAAGCGCCCTCTTGACGACTTCCCTAATGTTTATGCCAAGTTGCTTGGCTCTCTCCTTCAATTCCCTTCTAACCCTAACGGTAAGAACCACTGTGGAGCCCACATACGTAATACTTAATACCGTAATACAAATCTTTCGTAACATTAAAATTCGTAATACGAGTACTAGCCGAATTACTCCTCCTCTGAACTGCAAACCTCATCAACCACCTCATTAATGTTACCATTAGTCTCAAAGTCAACGATCTCAGGCTTATCGCCACCAAGCAGTGCGTAGGCCATGCCGTCATTGCTCAGTAGTATGTATGTGCAGGATTTGATGAGGATGTAATCACCAAGCTCGACATAGCCCATTGTGTAGAGGACCTTCCTATAATTATCCTCAACAAACATAATTAACTTCATGAAATACTCCACATCACCATCCTCAACACCGATTAACAATTCCTCAATCGAATCCTCCACAGGCTAGGAGATTTCAAAACAAAATATAAAACTCACTCTGGGATTAAAATATTTATAAGGACAACTAAATATGTAAAAATTATAAATGCTAAAGCAATTAGTAAGTACAACATTGCGGATTTATAGGCCATTAATTATGGCAACCCTAATAATTATTATTGTAACAATGCTCATAGGCGCAAACTACGTATTTGCCGACGTCGGTTATGTATGTAGGAAAGGAACCATGGTTACTGAGGGCATACTTTGGACGCCGATTGCATTGCTGAACTCCCCATACAATGGATATGCAAGTGCACAGGGTGCCTACACGGCCACCTACGTATTCAGCTCCGGCTCCCTAATCCTAATAAGCCAAGTCTCGTCTCCATCGTTTATGACTATCTATGCAAGTAATGGTTCAGCAGTTGGTCTCTTCAGGCTGGATAAGTGGGCCATCTACAGTACGAAGATGGTCCCAGTCATTGGTGGTTGGTACGAACCATGCACTCAACCATACGTCGCCCAGGACCTAGGCCCGGTCCTGGTAGAGAATGCGCCGTACTTTAAAGTAATAACAATATTACCACCAGGCACGATCTCGGACGAGAATGAGTCGCAACAAATATTCGCAACAATCATGAATAAAACTGGTTATTACTCCGTAATCCTCAACAATGGCTTCAGCAATAGCAGCATAATTGACATAAGGTACATGTGCGATGCCCCATCACAAATTAGTCACTATACGGTAAATTACTACATTAAGTCACCAATATTATTAATTACGAACATCACCATATCAATAAACGGGTACGTAAGTAATGGTCTCGTTATGATATGGACGAGCTATACGAAGATCGTACTTAACTATACGTTATTACCTGGTTACGTATACGTAATATCAAGGGCAGGTGGTCAGGGACCAGCATATGCCTTTGAGGCAAAGCCTTGCCCAGGATAAGTAATTTATGGCTAATAATCATCACTGGGCCGTAAGACCAAACCGCAATACTAAATAAGAACCTAGGTTTCATTATCTTATTCATGGATTCCTCAAAGTTCGTAGAACTCATGCTGGACCTACACAATAAGTATGGCAATGCACTGGGTATTAACGATGTCTATGCCTATAGCGCCCTGGGCAGGGTTATTAAGGCGGTGGGTACGGTAATAATATCCCCAAACTCACCAATGCTTCTCGCCAAGGCTCCCAGGTCAATATCAATGTACCTACTAGGCAATGGTTCGGTTCTCGCATTGACTGACCTACCAATAAGTGTGGAGGCCCTTAGGGATTGCGTGGGCGAGAGGGTTGAGGTTACGAACGACCTATATAAACCGCCAAGTACATTGGTGGCCATTAACGTGACCAAGTGCCAGGACGCCATATACAGGGTTGTTAAGGATGTTGGTAGGAAGTACAGCATTAACCTAGAGGTTTGGCTTACAAGTGAGTTGGGGATGGAGGGCGTTAAGGTGGTTTATAGGGGTGGTATTAAGGATTTAAAGCACTTGGTTAGGCTCGTTATTTTAATGACGGCCCTAACGAATGTGAGAGGCAATGGTAATGTTGATTCCGTGTTTAAATTAATAGGTGATTTAATGAGGAAGTACTGAGTCACCAAACCTCCTTTTCCTTGAGAATTTCCTCCACATTAACTATTGTTGAGTTGTCTGGACCGTAGAGTGGGCTTAGGGCTGGTGGCGCCTTTAGGTAATTTGGCATTTGCTCCAGGATCCTCTCCTCATAGGTCGGCACATACTCATTCTGATAGAAGATGCCTATTGGTATTCTGTCACCCCACTCCATGCCTCTTAGGAATGCTTGTGTGAGCTTCTTCGTAACCTCCTCCTCACTTGGGTTCCTAACCACAGGGTCCCAACCAGGCTCACTC
This is a stretch of genomic DNA from Vulcanisaeta moutnovskia 768-28. It encodes these proteins:
- a CDS encoding aldo/keto reductase, translated to MNVFTKVGYEVGKLVNGRHVQNFSVNYIVNAVRESFRRLGRRITLLQLHNPPISVIRDRELHRALLKLVDEGYIEHLGVALGPETNVLSEGLAAIDEGYEAIMFVFNILEQEPGRTLIRRGMENAVGLITRVPHASNVLTDRQEVNFGSRDHRSLRDRDWLARAVGFTNTRIRPIAKSLGMDLETLAIKYVLTYPISTVMVTATSIDELVKYVNAADGNYLNSDVIKTLEKLYAEFTEPIAVK
- the tnpA gene encoding IS200/IS605 family transposase, coding for MGLRSTRYVKYWCAYHFVWVPKCRRGVLVGDVAEYARGVLREVAEGIGCEVLALEVMPDHVHVLLLCPPRLAPSYIANYLKGKSARRILQRFPQLRARVGRLWSRSYFVATVGNVTADIVERYVEEQWSKDEKV
- a CDS encoding RNA-guided endonuclease InsQ/TnpB family protein produces the protein MVKLEPDREAENKLKLLCSISSRLWNEVNYARRRQFFENKRVDLKNTYREFYGKYKALIGSVTAQQILNKNNEAWKSFFNLLKARKEGRLPPFMRSVSPPGYRKRYGSRILWVVLRNDQYKVERSKIILKGLGAIGRIEVQYKGLIHIKGKQGRMEIRYDPDSRTWYAHITFEISEKAVRGVWRKIPEAPKASLRAGIDIGINNLFAVYIGDGRAFLVNGRPLKAISYYWKARIANYQSTLNRYGLRTSRRLRIMYKKWRRQVKHYINTAVRRLAEELYNAGVSTVYIGYPKMISQNNGNFNTVQTWSYGYLLKRVSEVLEEYGVNVVFVNEAYTSSYCPFHGNKCGKRIARGLFKCTSLNRVFNADVVGAYNILVKGDTITPSPRDGIGATRPRPGVGLNPAKAGNVAPNLLAFATPRTLTL